Proteins encoded together in one Sceloporus undulatus isolate JIND9_A2432 ecotype Alabama chromosome 4, SceUnd_v1.1, whole genome shotgun sequence window:
- the TYW3 gene encoding tRNA wybutosine-synthesizing protein 3 homolog yields MADFKHWKEQRLSRADGSRKGSVDEPIEGLVRLLNGHESFCTTSSCSGRVVVLEQQPRPLNAEATTGFEIQKRNCTWLMVTHQICTIEDVLTALQKAKDDAVFKFEPFVLHVQCQELQDAQLLHTVAIEAGFRNSGITVGRKGKIMMAVRSTHCLEVPLSQKGKLMVSEEYVDFVVQVANQKMEENRRRIDRFYSCLQFALENRDHSSSLPFEEKEKISTMDSCIKKGKAKGIPNEDICPSPGKYTGLESEDEAQSNINVLQVV; encoded by the exons ATGGCCGATTTCAAGCACTGGAAGGAGCAGCGCCTGTCTCGCGCGGATGGGAGCCGCAAGGGCAGCGTGGACGAGCCTATCGAGGGCCTGGTGCGGCTCCTCAACGGCCACGAAAGCTTCTGCACCACCAGCTCGTGCTCGGGGCGCGTGGTCGTCCTGGAGCAGCAGCCACGCCCCCTTAACGCCGAG GCTACCACAGGCTTTGAGATACAGAAGCGAAATTGTacctggcttatggtgacccatcaAATTTGTACAATAGAAGATGTG CTTACAGCCTTGCAGAAAGCTAAAGATGATGCCGTATTCAAATTTGAGCCTTTTGTACTTCATGTGCAGTGTCAAGAACTGCAAGATGCACAACTTCTG CACACAGTGGCTATAGAAGCCGGATTCAGGAACTCTGGTATAACTGTTGGCCGAAAAGGAAAAATCATGATG GCTGTGCGGAGTACCCATTGCTTGGAAGTTCCACTAAGCCAGAAAGGAAAGCTGATGGTCAGTGAAGAATATGTTGATTTTGTTGTTCAAGTTGCTAATCAGAAGATGGAAGAAAACAGGAGAAGAATTGACAG ATTTTACAGCTGTCTACAGTTTGCATTGGAAAACAGAGATCACTCCAGTAGTTTGCCTtttgaggagaaagaaaagatcaGTACCATGGACTCTTGCATAAAAAAAGGGAAAGCTAAAGGAATCCCAAATGAAGACATATGTCCTTCTCCAGGGAAATATACAGGATTAGAAAGTGAAGATGAGGCACAAAGTAATATTAATGTACTGCAAGTAGTATAG